The genomic region AGGTTCTCTCCGCGCAGGCTGCGGAACTGCAACGCCATGTCCATCAACGAGAAGCCCTCGTCCACGGTGACCGCGTCGGTCACCGACTGGAGGAACGCGTTCAGCTTCCGCGGGCTGCTCAGGGTGCCGCTGCTTGCCGCCTTGTCCATCAGCGCGCGGAGGAACTCCTGCTGGTGGCGCATCCGGGCGAAGTCTCCGTCCGGGAACTGCTTGCGCTGCCGGATCCAGTCCAGCGCCTCCGCGCCGTCCATGTGGTTGACGCCCTTGGTGAACGTCCGGTACGGCTTGTGGATCGAGGTGATGGTCCGCTCGACGTTCAGGTCGACCCCGTCCAGGGCGTCGGTGACCTGCTTGAATCCGGCGAAGTCGATGGCCATGACGTGGTCCAGCCGGACGTCGGTGAAGCACTCGACGGTGCGTACGGCCAGCGGCAGGCCGCCGAACGCGAAGGCCGCGTTGATCTTCGCGCGCCGGCCGGAGTCGCAGTCGGCGCCGGCGCTCTCCGGGATCGGCACGTACAGGTCACGCGGGATGGAGACCAGGTAGGCCTCCTTGTGGTCGGCCGGGATGTGCATCACGATGATCGTGTCCGCGCGCCACTTGCCGGCCTGGTCGACCGGGGCGTCCGGGTCCCGCGAGTCGCTGCCGACCAGCAGGATGTTCAGCGCGCCCTCGACCGGCTTGGCCGGCCGGCCACCGGTGATCTCGGTGAACGGATCGGTGCGGGCCAGGTCGTTGTCCAGGTTGCGCACGTACAACCAGGCGCCGATCCCGCCGAGCAGCGCGAGGACCAGCACGGCCACCCCGGCGACCAGACCGATCCGGCCCCATCTCGGCTGCGGGCCACGCCGGCCGGGTCGGCTGCCGCCCGGGCCGCCGGGGCCGCCCGGCCCGCCGGGCCCGGACGGGCCGCCGGGCCCGCCGCCCTGCGGCTCCTCGTCGAACGACGGGTACCAGCGGTTCTCGGACGGCCGGGCGCGTCCGGTGGCACCGCCGGCGGGGCCGGGCACCGACGCGCGCCCGGCGCTCCGGTGCAGGTACGGGAGCGGGACGCCGGCAGACGAGGTCGCGGACATATAACTCAGGGTACGTAGCGCGGGCCAGTGTCGCCCTCGGGCGACGCGCGGCGCTCGCACATGTGCCGCCGGGCGCTACCCCAGCCGGCCGCGGAAGTACTCGATCGTGCGTCGCAGGCCGACTTCCGGCGTGACCGTCGGCTCGTAGCCGAGCAGCTCACGGGCGAGGGTCAGGTCGGGCCGGCGCATCTCCGGGTCGTCCGCGCTGCGAGTGATGTAGGTCACCTCGGAGTTGCTTCCGCAGAGCGACACGATGGTTTCCGCCAGTTGCCGCATGGTCATCTCGTGCTCGGTGCCGCAGTTGATCGGCCCGGTCTCGGTCGAGTCGAGCAGCAGCAGGATGCCGCGGACCAGGTCCTCCACGTAGCAGATCGACCGGGTCTGGTTGCCGGTGCCGTGCACGGTGATCGGCTCGCCGTGCAGCGCCTGGGAGATGAAGGTGGGGATGGCCCGGCCGTCGTCCGGCCGCATCCGCGGACCGTACGTGTTGAAGATCCGCACGATCGCGGCGTCCAGCCCCCGGCTGCGGTGGTAGGCCATGGTGGCCGCCTCGGAGAAGCGCTTGGCCTCGTCGTAGACGCTGCGGATGCCGATCGGGTTGACGTTGCCCCAGTACGTCTCCCGCTGGGGGTGCTCCTTCGGATCCCCGTACGCCTCGGAGGTGGAGGCCATCAGGAACCGGGCACCGTCGGCGAGCGCGCGGTCCAGCAGGTGCAGGGTGGCCACCGAGCCGACCCGGAGGATCTCCACCGGCAGCTTCTCGAAGTCGGTCGGGCTGGCCGGGGAGGCCATGTGCAGGATCGCGTCGAACCGCTCGGCCAGGGCCGGGTGGTGGGTGGGCAGCCCGTCGGAGATGTCCGCCTCGACGAGGGTGAAGGTCGGCGTCTCGATCAGGTGCGCGACGTTCTCCTTCGACCCGGTCACGAAGTTGTCCAGCGCGACCACCGTGCAGCCCCGCGCGATCAGGGCGTCCACCAGGTGCGACGGGACGAAACCGGCACCGCCGGTGACGAGGATGCGGTGACCGGGTCCGAAGCGCGCAGCAACCTTCATGCCGGTCAGCCTACTCAGCGTCGCTGGGAGCGCGGTGACGCCCGCACAGCCGCGCGGTGGCCGGACACCACCACCGCGTCGCCTGCCCGACGAGGAGCGGGGCCCCCTCCCGGTGCGGGAGGGGGCCCCGGAGGGCCGGCCGGCGGGGGTGCCGGGCCGGCGCCTCTCAGTGGGCGCCGGCGCCCGTGAGGGAGCGCACCTCCAGCTCCGCGTACTTGTCCTCGTCGTGCTCCTTCGAGATGAGGGTGCCGATCCACCCGCAGAGGAAGCCGAACGGGATGGAGAGGAGACCCGGGTTGGACAGCGGGAACCAGTGCCAGTCGTGGTCGGGGAACATCGCGGTCGGCGCCCCGGAGACCACCGGCGAGAAGAACACCAACACCACCGCGGCGAGCAGGCCGCCGTAGATGGCCCACACCGCGCCGGAGGTGTTGAACCGCCGCCAGAACAGGCTGTAGAGGATCGCCGGCAGGTTGCCCGACGCGGCGACCGCGAACGCGAGCGCCACCAGGAACGCCACGTTCAGGCTCTGCGCGAAGATCGACAGCGCGATCGAGACCGCGCCGATCACCAGGGCGGAGATCCGGGCGACCCGGACCTCCTGGCGCTCCGACGCCTGCCCGTTCTTGATCACGTTGGCGTAGAAGTCGTGCGCCAGGCTCGACGACGACGCCAGGGTGAGGCCGGCGACGACGGCCAGGATGGTGGCGAAGGCGACCGCGGCGATGACCGCGAGCAGGGTCGCCCCGCCGAGATCGCCGCCGAGGAAGTCCACACCGAGCGCCTCGGCCAGTTGTGGTGCCGCCGTGTTGCCGGCCCGGTCCTGTGCGGTGATCGCCTCGCCGCCCACCAGCGCCGCCGCACCGAAGCCGAGCGCCAGCGTGAGCAGGTAGAAGGTGCCGATGATGCCGATCGCCCAGAGCACGCTCTTGCGGGCCGCCTTGGCGGTGGGAACGGTGTAGAAGCGGATCAGGATGTGCGGCAGGCCGGCGGTGCCGAGCACCAGGGCGATGCCGAGCGACAGCAGGTCCATCTTGTTGTAGAAGGTCTGCGTCGAGTTGCCGGCGACCTCCACCCCGTAGCGCAGCCCTGGTTCGAGGAACGCGGCCCCCTTTCCGGAGGACGACGCGGCGTCGCCGAGCAGCGAGGAGAGGTTGAACTTGTACTTGGCCAGCACCAGCAACGTCATGATCAGCGCGCCGCCCATCAGCAGGAACGCCTTGACGATCTGCACGTAGGTGGTGCCCTTCATGCCGCCCACCGTGACGTAGATGATCATCAGGGCGCCGACCATGATGATCGTGGCGATCTTGGCGGCGTCCGCGTCCATGCCGAGGAACGTGGTGCCCGGCCGGATGCCGAGCAGCAGCGCCACCAGGGCGCCGGCGCCCACCATCTGGGCGAGCAGGTAGAAGATCGACACGGTGATCGTGGAGACCGCGGCGGCGGTACGCACCGGGCGCTGACGCATCCGGAAGGCCAGCACGTCAGCCATGGTGTACCGGCCGGAGTTGCGCAGCAGTTCCGCGACGAGCAGCAGCGCGACCAGCCAGGCGACCAGGAAGCCGATGGAGTAGAGGAAGCCGTCGTAGCCGTAGAGGGCGATGATGCCGGCGATGCCGAGGAACGAGGCGGCCGACATGTAGTCGCCACCGATCGCCATGCCGTTCTGGAAGCCGGAGAAGGACCGGCCGCCGGCGTAGAAGTCGGTGGCCGTCTTGGTCTGCCGGCTCGCCCAGATGGTGATGGCCAGCGTGATCGCGACGAAGACCAGGAAGAGGGTGATCGTCAGGTTGCGGGCGGTCGTGCTGCCCGCCTCAGCCGCGAGGACCGTGTTCACCGTCCACCTCCCCGATCTCGGCGCGGATCCGGTCGGCGACCGGGTCGATCTTCCGGTCCGCGAACCGCGAGTAGAGCCACGCGATGAGGAATGTGGAGACGAACTGGAGCAGCCCGAAGATCAGCGCGATGTTGATGTTGCTGCCGAAGAGCTTCGTGCCCATGAAGTCCCGCGCGTACGCGGAGAGGATCACGTAGAGCGCGTACCACAGGAAGAATGCGACGGTCATCGGGAAGACGAAGCCGCGCAGCGCGCGCCGCAACCCGGCGAACTCGTCCGACCGTTGTACGGCGAGGTACCGGTCCGGCGCGGGCGCGGCGGGCGCGGGAGTGTCCGTGGACATCTGTGGATCACCACCTTCACAGGCGTCGGGGATTTTTCGCGCACGGTAGAAAGCGCGCTCCCCGCCGGGGAAGGGCGTGATCGGCGCCGGTCGGCGGTTGCGCCGAACGGCGGGCTGGCTGCGCCCAGTGACCCAGGTCACTCCGTTGACCGGTCGGGCAGGGCGACACCCGCCCTAGGTCAACTCGCGGTAGCGGCCCCGGTAGTGCAGCAGCGGAGCCGCCTCCTCGACCAGTTCGACGACCTCGACGGTCGCCTCGACCAGCAGCGCCCAGCCGTACTCCCGGGCGGTGTCGAGCCGGCACCCGGCCCAGCCTCCGGCGTCGGTGGGCACCGGCCCGTACGGCGTGTCGGACCAGGCCCCGACGGCGAACAGGCCGCCGGGCGACGGGAAGAGCCCGGCGAACCGGTCGGCGAGTTGCCGGTGCGCCGGGCCCAGCGGCGACACGGCGAACCGCCCGGCGGCCTGCGCCGCCGCCCACAGGTCCGACTCCGCGTCGATCAGGCCGAGCAGCCGGTCCGGCTCGCCCTCCGCGACCACGGTCGACGACACCGTGAGCCCGGCCGGCCCGGGCGCCGTCCAGAGCGTGACCGGCGCGGCCAGCCGGCCGCGCAGCCGGCGTACGGGGGACCGTTGGCCGGCCGGCACGGCGAACGGGTCGGTGTGGTGGATCTCGGCGCCCGGCTCATGATTCACGTGAAACATTCTGCCCGTGATCGCCGGTCAGCGGCGCGGCGTCACGGTCGCGAGCAGCTCCGGCTGCCGCCGGTCCAGCACGTCCCCGGCCAGGTAGCTGCCGAGCAGCCCCGCGCCCAGGCCGTACCCGAGGCCGACCGGCAGGGCCAGCCAGAGCCAGACGTCGCCGAGCAGCGCGGCGCCCAGCACCATCGGCAGCCCGGCGGCGGCCGAGCCGACCATCGCGAGCAGGCTGAGGAAACTCTTCGCCACCCCGGCGCCGGTGTTCAGCGCGAAGGGGTTGCTCGTCTCCGGCAGCGCGTACGCGCCGAGCACCGAGATGAAGGCCGTCACCGCGAGCCCCGCCCCGTACGCGGCGACCAGGCTGCCGGCCGTCAGGCCGATCCAGCCCGGCTCCCCCAGCACCAGCGGGATCACCACGGCCACCACCGCCAGCATCGGCAGCACGTACGTCGAGAAGGCGGTGAACCGGGCCCGCAGCTCAAGCCGCCCGGGCACCCCGGCCACCACGTGCGCGGCGTACGCGCTGCCGTCGAAGCCGAACTGGTTGGCCAGGGTGATCGAGGCGAGCACGCCGACGAAGAGCATCGAGACGCTGACCAGCACCGGTGACGCCTCGCCACCGCCGGTGGCCAGCCCCTGCCCGCTGTCCACGCTGAAACCGGCGCCACCCAGGTTGACGATCACGGGTACGAAGATGCCGACCACCCCGATGGTGATCAGGTTGGCGCGCCGCCGGGCGTCGCGCCACCAGTAGCGGCACTCCCGGGCGACCAGCGCGCCGAACCGG from Micromonospora sp. WMMD812 harbors:
- a CDS encoding NAD-dependent epimerase/dehydratase family protein, with amino-acid sequence MKVAARFGPGHRILVTGGAGFVPSHLVDALIARGCTVVALDNFVTGSKENVAHLIETPTFTLVEADISDGLPTHHPALAERFDAILHMASPASPTDFEKLPVEILRVGSVATLHLLDRALADGARFLMASTSEAYGDPKEHPQRETYWGNVNPIGIRSVYDEAKRFSEAATMAYHRSRGLDAAIVRIFNTYGPRMRPDDGRAIPTFISQALHGEPITVHGTGNQTRSICYVEDLVRGILLLLDSTETGPINCGTEHEMTMRQLAETIVSLCGSNSEVTYITRSADDPEMRRPDLTLARELLGYEPTVTPEVGLRRTIEYFRGRLG
- a CDS encoding LCP family protein, with protein sequence MSATSSAGVPLPYLHRSAGRASVPGPAGGATGRARPSENRWYPSFDEEPQGGGPGGPSGPGGPGGPGGPGGSRPGRRGPQPRWGRIGLVAGVAVLVLALLGGIGAWLYVRNLDNDLARTDPFTEITGGRPAKPVEGALNILLVGSDSRDPDAPVDQAGKWRADTIIVMHIPADHKEAYLVSIPRDLYVPIPESAGADCDSGRRAKINAAFAFGGLPLAVRTVECFTDVRLDHVMAIDFAGFKQVTDALDGVDLNVERTITSIHKPYRTFTKGVNHMDGAEALDWIRQRKQFPDGDFARMRHQQEFLRALMDKAASSGTLSSPRKLNAFLQSVTDAVTVDEGFSLMDMALQFRSLRGENLTFVTSPNTGSAMRDGESVVVSDREKALAMYRAMSGDTMADWVKANQPKGTDGG
- a CDS encoding cation acetate symporter, giving the protein MNTVLAAEAGSTTARNLTITLFLVFVAITLAITIWASRQTKTATDFYAGGRSFSGFQNGMAIGGDYMSAASFLGIAGIIALYGYDGFLYSIGFLVAWLVALLLVAELLRNSGRYTMADVLAFRMRQRPVRTAAAVSTITVSIFYLLAQMVGAGALVALLLGIRPGTTFLGMDADAAKIATIIMVGALMIIYVTVGGMKGTTYVQIVKAFLLMGGALIMTLLVLAKYKFNLSSLLGDAASSSGKGAAFLEPGLRYGVEVAGNSTQTFYNKMDLLSLGIALVLGTAGLPHILIRFYTVPTAKAARKSVLWAIGIIGTFYLLTLALGFGAAALVGGEAITAQDRAGNTAAPQLAEALGVDFLGGDLGGATLLAVIAAVAFATILAVVAGLTLASSSSLAHDFYANVIKNGQASERQEVRVARISALVIGAVSIALSIFAQSLNVAFLVALAFAVAASGNLPAILYSLFWRRFNTSGAVWAIYGGLLAAVVLVFFSPVVSGAPTAMFPDHDWHWFPLSNPGLLSIPFGFLCGWIGTLISKEHDEDKYAELEVRSLTGAGAH
- a CDS encoding DUF485 domain-containing protein; amino-acid sequence: MSTDTPAPAAPAPDRYLAVQRSDEFAGLRRALRGFVFPMTVAFFLWYALYVILSAYARDFMGTKLFGSNINIALIFGLLQFVSTFLIAWLYSRFADRKIDPVADRIRAEIGEVDGEHGPRG